DNA sequence from the Sinomonas terrae genome:
GGTCCCTCGCCGAGGATCTGGGCCTCGGGCTGGACCTCTACCAGCCGTTCCGCGACTTCGACTCGGTGCCTGAGGAGCTGTACCGCGCGAATCTTCGCCGCGCCGAGGCCAAGTTCAAGCTCATGGATCGGCTGGGCATCGAGACGATCCTCGTGTGCAGCACGGTGGCCGCTGGAAGCGCAAAATACGCAGACGACGACGGCCTTCGGGCCGAGCAGCTTCACGGACTCGGGGAGCTCGCGGCGGACCATGGGGTGAAGGTTGCGTACGAGGCCCTCGCGTGGGGCACTTTCGTGAACGACTTCGAGCACGCCTGGCGGATCGTGGCCGACGCGGACCACCCGAACCTCGGCACCTGCCTCGACACGTTCCACATCCTCTCCCGAGCGTGGGACACCGAGCCGATCGAGCGGATCCCGGGGGAGAAGATCTTCTTCGTGCAGGTCGCGGATGCTCCCAAGCTCTCGATGGACGTTCTCAACTGGAGCCGCCACTACCGCGTTTTCCCCGGCGAGGGCCAGTTCGACCTGCCCAAATTCCTCGGCCATGTAGCACGGACGGGCTACAACGGGCCGGTCTCACTCGAGGTCTTCAACGATACGTTCCGGCAGGCCGATGTGGAGCGCACTGCAGTCGACGCCATGCGCTCCCTCATCTGGCTCGAGGAGCGGACGGCGAAGCATCTCGCCGCGCTAGCCGCAGAATCCGGGCCAGAGTCGGGCTCCGCCTCGGCCGCCGCTGCCCCGACGCCCGCTCAGCTCGCCGCGGCGTCGCGCGCCTATCCCATGTCGCTCACGACGCTCCCGCAGGTCGCACCGCCGTCGGGCATCAACTTCGCCGAGGTCAAGGCGGATGCCGCGGCAGCGGGCGGGGGCGAACTCGAGCGGCTTCTAGCGCAGCTGGGCTTTGAACCGCGGGGCGAGCACCGGACCAAGCCCGTGAGCCTCTGGACCCTCGGCGACGCGCGGATCATCCTCAACCGCCAGCAGGCCCGCGGCGTCGCCCCGGCGATCTCGGCGCTCGGCTTCGACGTCGAGAACTCCGTGACCGCCGTCGCCCGCGCCCTCCAGCTGAAGGCAGTCGCCGTCCCGCGCACGTCCCAGGCCAACGAGGAGGTGCTGCAGGCGGTCGAGGCGCCGGACGGCACTGAGGTGTTCCTCTGCCAGGACACGCTTTGGACCCAGGAATTCGGTTCGGGCTCACCTTCGGGTGGTGCCGCCGTCGCGCGGATCGACCACATCAACCTCGCGCAGCCGTGGCAGCACTACGACGAGGGCGTGCTGTTCTACTCGTCGGTGCTCGCGCTGAGCCCGCAGCCGTCGCAGGAGGTCTCGAGCCCGGCGGGGCTCGTGCGTTCCCAGGTCATGCAGACGGAGCTTGTGGAGGGGGAACGGGCTGTGCGTCTCGCTCTGAACCTCGCCCCGTGGGTGCAGGCCGACAGCGTGCGCGGCACCGTGGAAGACACCTTCCAGGAGCACATCGCGGTCGCCGTGCCGGATCTCGTGGCGACCGCCCGCGCGTGCCGGGCCCGGAAGCTGCCGTTCCTCGAGATCCCCGAGAACTACTACGAGGACCTCGACGCGCGGTTCGGGCTCGATCCCGAGTTCCTCGCGACCCTCCGCGAACTCGACCTCCTGTATGACCGGGACGAGAGGGGCGATTTCCTGCACTTCTACACCGCAACTGTGGGAAGCGTGTTCTTCGAGATGGTGCAGCGGATCGACGGCTACGACGGGTTCGGCGCGCCGAACGCCCCCGTCAGGCACGCTGTGCAGCATGCCGCGCGGCAGG
Encoded proteins:
- a CDS encoding bifunctional sugar phosphate isomerase/epimerase/4-hydroxyphenylpyruvate dioxygenase family protein, whose product is MRTGIATVCLSGTLEEKLRAAAKAGFGGVEIFEADLVTSSLSPESVRSLAEDLGLGLDLYQPFRDFDSVPEELYRANLRRAEAKFKLMDRLGIETILVCSTVAAGSAKYADDDGLRAEQLHGLGELAADHGVKVAYEALAWGTFVNDFEHAWRIVADADHPNLGTCLDTFHILSRAWDTEPIERIPGEKIFFVQVADAPKLSMDVLNWSRHYRVFPGEGQFDLPKFLGHVARTGYNGPVSLEVFNDTFRQADVERTAVDAMRSLIWLEERTAKHLAALAAESGPESGSASAAAAPTPAQLAAASRAYPMSLTTLPQVAPPSGINFAEVKADAAAAGGGELERLLAQLGFEPRGEHRTKPVSLWTLGDARIILNRQQARGVAPAISALGFDVENSVTAVARALQLKAVAVPRTSQANEEVLQAVEAPDGTEVFLCQDTLWTQEFGSGSPSGGAAVARIDHINLAQPWQHYDEGVLFYSSVLALSPQPSQEVSSPAGLVRSQVMQTELVEGERAVRLALNLAPWVQADSVRGTVEDTFQEHIAVAVPDLVATARACRARKLPFLEIPENYYEDLDARFGLDPEFLATLRELDLLYDRDERGDFLHFYTATVGSVFFEMVQRIDGYDGFGAPNAPVRHAVQHAARQAK